The Arachis hypogaea cultivar Tifrunner chromosome 16, arahy.Tifrunner.gnm2.J5K5, whole genome shotgun sequence genome contains a region encoding:
- the LOC112757270 gene encoding uncharacterized protein — MYNGSHTCTRATISQDHSKLDSITIAEATKPLVEVDPALKVKSVIAEVQPKFNYTVSYRKAWLTKQKAVEKIFGGWEALYEALPIWFDAMCHKEPSAVVHFETMPAYQGDDLVTDIRVLHRVFWSYYPCIRAFRHCKPVVQVDGTHLYGKYKGCLLVAVSQDGNNNIVSIAFAIVEGETSDAWHFFLSNLRQHVVTRDGVGLISDRHESINAVVERSNGAWSPPRAFHMFCIRYSRTVREYEVRYQRLRERGEGYTDWLNRIPREQYALAFDGGYRWGHMTTNLVECINSVLKGARNLPVTALVKVTFYRLNELFTRKRAEAEARINAGHVFSDVVTSKLHANQLALGNIQVSCFDRQNEVFEVREMPSGLEFAVNLRGLRCDCGEFQVERIPCRHVFACCANQRLDWQVYVHDVYKMDQVRRVYRARFRPLGNPTTWPAYNGPRFIPNPFLRRVTKGRPKMTRFLN, encoded by the exons ATGTATAATGGTAGTCACACATGTACCAGAGCCACAATTTCTCAGGATCATTCTAAGCTGGATTCGATCACGATTGCAGAAGCAACTAAGCCGTTGGTTGAGGTTGACCCCGCCTTAAAGGTAAAATCGGTTATAGCAGAGGTGCAACCGAAGTTCAACTACACTGTTAGTTATCGGAAAGCATGGTTGACTAAGCAAAAGGCAgtggaaaaaatatttggaggctGGGAGGCATTGTACGAAGCGTTGCCTATATGGTTTGATGCCATGTGTCACAAGGAGCCTTCAGCTGTTGTtcattttgagactatgcctgcatatcaaggcGATGACTTGGTGACTGATATTCGGGTATTGCATCGTGTTttttggagttattacccctgcattagagctttcagacattgtaAGCCAGTTGTCCAGGTGGATGGGACTCACTTGTACGGAAAGTACAAGGGTTGTCTACTAGTGGCAGTGTCACAGGATGGCAACAACAATATCGTCTCAATTGCGTTTGCAattgtggagggagagacttcAGATGCGTGGCACTTTTTTCTGAGTAACCTTCGTCAGCACGTTGTCACTCGGGATGGTGTGGGACTGATATCCGACCGTCACGAATCCATAAATGCAGTTGTGGAAAGGAGTAACGGGGCTTGGTCACCTCCGAGAGCCTTTCATatgttttgcatcag ATATTCGAGGACGGTGCGGGAGTACGAGGTGCGTTACCAACGTTTACGAGAACGGGGCGAGGGCTACACTGACTGGTTAAACCGAATCCCCCGGGAACAGTACGCGTTGGCTTTTGATGGTGGATATCGATGGGGTCATATGACGACAAATCTAGTGGAATGCATCAATTCAGTATTGAAGGGTGCACGTAATCTCCCCGTGACTGCCCTTGTGAAGGTAACATTCTACAGGCTGAACGAGTTGTTTACCCGAAAAAGAGCGGAGGCGGAAGCCCGTATTAATGCTGGCCATGTGTTTTCTGATGTCGTGACCTCGAAGTTGCATGCAAACCAACTTGCATTAGGAAACATTCAGGTTAGTTGCTTTGACCGGCAGAATGAGGTCTTTGAGGTGCGTGAGATGCCAAGTGGACTGGAGTTTGCAGTGAATCTACGTGGCCTTCGATGTGACTGTGGTGAGTTTCAGGTGGAACGGATCCCCTGTCGACATGTGTTTGCATGTTGTGCCAACCAACGACTGGATTGGCAAGTATATGTTCATGATGTGTATAAGATGGACCAAGTTCGGCGGGTGTACCGAGCAAGGTTTAGGCCACTAGGTAACCCCACTACATGGCCTGCTTACAACGGACCTCGGTTCATCCCAAATCCGTTCCTGAGACGCGTCACGAAAGGTCGCCCAAAAATGACGCGCTTCTTGAATTAG